A stretch of Leucobacter aridicollis DNA encodes these proteins:
- the pstB gene encoding phosphate ABC transporter ATP-binding protein PstB translates to MSKRIEVEDLNVYYSKFLAVEDVSLTIEPRSVTAFIGPSGCGKSTFLRTLNRMHETIPGARVEGKVMLNDEDLYAPGVDPVLVRRQVGMVFQRPNPFPTMSIRDNVLAGVKLNNKRISKSDADELVEKSLRGANLWNEVKDRLEKPGAGLSGGQQQRLCIARAIAVSPEVLLMDEPCSALDPISTLAIEDLIAELKQEYTIVIVTHNMQQASRVSDRTAFFNIAGTGKPGKLIEYNDTATIFGAPTVQATEDYVSGRFG, encoded by the coding sequence ATGTCGAAGCGCATCGAAGTTGAAGACCTCAACGTCTACTACTCGAAGTTCCTTGCAGTTGAAGACGTCTCGCTCACGATCGAGCCGCGCTCGGTCACCGCGTTCATCGGCCCCTCGGGCTGCGGCAAGTCGACCTTCCTCAGGACGCTGAACCGGATGCACGAGACGATCCCCGGCGCTCGAGTCGAGGGCAAGGTCATGCTGAACGACGAGGATCTCTACGCGCCAGGCGTCGACCCCGTGCTCGTGCGCCGCCAGGTTGGCATGGTGTTCCAGCGGCCGAACCCGTTCCCGACGATGTCGATCCGCGACAACGTGCTCGCGGGTGTAAAGCTCAACAACAAGCGCATCTCGAAGAGCGACGCTGACGAGCTTGTCGAGAAGTCGCTGCGCGGCGCGAACCTGTGGAACGAGGTGAAGGATCGCCTGGAGAAGCCCGGCGCGGGCCTGTCCGGCGGCCAGCAGCAGCGACTCTGCATCGCCCGCGCGATTGCGGTCTCCCCCGAGGTGCTGCTGATGGACGAGCCCTGCTCGGCGCTTGACCCGATCTCGACGCTCGCCATCGAGGACCTCATCGCGGAGCTCAAGCAGGAGTACACGATCGTCATCGTGACCCACAACATGCAGCAGGCCTCGCGCGTCTCCGACCGCACCGCGTTCTTCAACATTGCTGGCACGGGCAAGCCCGGCAAGCTCATCGAATACAACGACACAGCAACCATCTTCGGCGCCCCGACTGTCCAGGCCACCGAGGACTACGTCTCGGGCCGCTTCGGATAA
- a CDS encoding DUF308 domain-containing protein, with product MSWELIPEGSQPGRRPSRNFPWGVPLAVGIVTVLIGMSLLIWPFFAASRILAFLIGAALIGNGIATLVGSRARGFGTPAAILFIVLGVVALAFPELTVSMLVGFVAAMMLFVGTIWLAIAIRMRQALHWVFIAIPAVLVALGIAALIWPSLALILAAFAAGLLTTLIGGSLIWAALALRRGNA from the coding sequence ATGAGTTGGGAGCTTATCCCCGAGGGGTCACAGCCCGGCCGACGGCCATCCCGCAACTTCCCGTGGGGCGTGCCGCTCGCCGTCGGGATCGTGACCGTACTCATCGGCATGAGCCTGCTCATCTGGCCGTTCTTCGCGGCGAGCCGGATTCTTGCGTTCCTCATCGGGGCCGCCCTCATCGGCAACGGCATTGCCACGCTAGTCGGTTCCCGAGCACGCGGGTTCGGCACGCCGGCCGCGATCCTGTTCATCGTGCTCGGCGTCGTCGCGCTCGCATTCCCGGAGCTCACCGTGAGCATGCTCGTTGGGTTTGTCGCGGCGATGATGCTCTTCGTCGGAACGATCTGGCTTGCGATCGCGATCCGGATGCGACAGGCACTGCACTGGGTATTCATCGCTATCCCCGCGGTGCTGGTCGCCCTCGGTATCGCCGCACTCATCTGGCCGTCGCTCGCGCTCATCCTTGCGGCGTTCGCCGCCGGCCTGCTGACGACGCTCATCGGCGGCTCATTGATCTGGGCGGCGCTCGCGCTCCGACGTGGAAACGCGTAA
- a CDS encoding GlsB/YeaQ/YmgE family stress response membrane protein: MGFLAFIVLGLIAGAIAKAIMPGKGGGGWFATLILGVVGAVVGGWLGSLLFDAPLEEFWSLQTWALAIGGALVVLLVWGMITGRRKE; the protein is encoded by the coding sequence ATGGGATTCTTAGCTTTCATCGTACTCGGGCTCATCGCCGGGGCCATTGCAAAGGCGATCATGCCTGGCAAGGGCGGCGGCGGCTGGTTCGCGACGCTCATACTCGGTGTCGTCGGCGCCGTCGTCGGCGGCTGGCTCGGCTCACTACTCTTCGACGCCCCGCTCGAGGAGTTCTGGTCGCTCCAGACCTGGGCCCTCGCGATCGGCGGCGCGCTCGTCGTGTTGCTCGTCTGGGGAATGATCACCGGGCGCCGCAAGGAATAG
- a CDS encoding helix-turn-helix domain-containing protein, translating to MSNEAIHWAWKQETGSPVTKLILHVLADLADENHSCFPSIEHIVAKVEASEKTVRRKLEDLEAAHLIRKERRYVQFGQRLTDRYYLDVEGQVSAIAALAVKLTGNGDIEEKPQVSAVEVNLTGNGSTAASLAVNCDRYTRTPHEIRDKSLIIEDPADPEAAPRQIQNDLESRSGDLESAKDSSPAHGGSEIEQELREIHPTLTVAAVTARLKVAKAEDVDLLNAARVILGRATRTVSAPAAFVAAAIDRTPDAWRPQLPGFEPGDLDGPLTSQFDELRARERTETVSCSLGEHDWGDEWLAETDRGYCVRPRCNTARRSVDPAYAELEARLFEGSL from the coding sequence ATGAGCAACGAAGCAATTCACTGGGCCTGGAAACAGGAGACTGGGTCACCCGTCACAAAGCTCATCCTCCACGTGCTCGCAGACCTCGCAGATGAGAACCACTCATGCTTCCCTTCGATCGAGCACATTGTCGCGAAGGTCGAAGCTAGCGAGAAGACTGTTCGACGCAAGCTTGAGGATCTGGAGGCTGCTCATCTGATCCGCAAGGAACGGCGGTATGTCCAGTTCGGGCAACGGCTCACGGACCGCTACTACTTGGATGTTGAGGGTCAGGTCTCGGCGATCGCTGCATTAGCGGTCAAATTGACCGGTAATGGTGACATCGAGGAGAAACCCCAGGTCAGCGCAGTAGAGGTCAATTTGACCGGTAATGGTTCTACTGCCGCTTCATTAGCGGTCAACTGTGACCGCTACACAAGGACCCCTCATGAGATAAGAGATAAATCTCTTATCATCGAGGATCCTGCGGATCCCGAGGCTGCGCCGCGACAAATTCAAAATGATCTGGAGTCCAGGAGTGGTGATCTGGAGTCCGCCAAGGACTCCAGTCCCGCCCACGGAGGCTCCGAGATTGAACAGGAACTGCGGGAGATTCATCCGACGCTCACTGTCGCGGCCGTCACGGCTCGGCTCAAGGTCGCGAAGGCCGAGGACGTCGACCTACTCAACGCGGCAAGAGTGATCCTTGGACGTGCGACCCGAACGGTCTCGGCACCTGCCGCGTTCGTTGCTGCGGCGATCGACAGGACACCTGACGCGTGGCGGCCGCAGCTTCCAGGGTTTGAACCTGGTGATCTCGATGGGCCGCTAACCTCGCAATTTGACGAGCTGCGAGCACGCGAACGCACCGAGACTGTCTCGTGCAGCCTTGGCGAGCACGACTGGGGGGATGAGTGGCTTGCCGAGACCGACCGCGGCTACTGCGTCCGTCCCCGCTGCAACACGGCCCGCCGCTCAGTCGACCCGGCATATGCGGAGCTCGAAGCGCGCCTGTTCGAAGGGAGTCTCTGA
- a CDS encoding ParB N-terminal domain-containing protein, with protein sequence MNDGIIQTPIQQDWKLVRVEDVIVKERLRDYDEDHINRIRRSFRELGGQLQLQPIVLDERMILIDGAHRLEAASREGWEFISALIWTGVTEEDRPILEAEANIVRKDFSPVELERIWKEHYEPATRAKARKTQVKNLRRGDDFPVTGNTGNGEIVAVSKVARETVGRDIDWLNKVTDVRALAESTTAPVELRAAAERGIEKLSKPGAKVDPVHKELLRLQDAFSKKGQAPTERRAEALEKTLDKQVTESTLLAEKYSGELGSDLVEAAGVVPAGGESVRAIRVALTHALAGAIIVECRTSENPAAALRPIGQEVVDLLNMLTTKQLGLEA encoded by the coding sequence ATGAACGACGGCATCATCCAGACCCCGATCCAGCAAGATTGGAAGCTCGTTCGCGTCGAGGACGTGATCGTCAAGGAGCGACTTCGCGACTACGACGAGGACCACATCAACCGCATTCGTCGTTCCTTCAGGGAGCTCGGTGGCCAGCTTCAACTGCAGCCGATCGTGCTCGATGAGCGAATGATCCTCATCGACGGTGCACATCGTCTCGAGGCCGCTTCACGCGAGGGTTGGGAGTTCATCTCCGCACTCATTTGGACCGGCGTCACTGAGGAAGACCGCCCCATCCTCGAAGCCGAAGCAAACATCGTCCGCAAGGACTTCAGCCCGGTCGAGCTCGAACGCATCTGGAAAGAGCACTACGAACCCGCAACACGAGCGAAGGCGCGGAAAACTCAAGTCAAAAATCTCCGCCGAGGTGACGATTTCCCCGTTACCGGTAATACCGGTAACGGGGAAATCGTGGCAGTTTCGAAGGTGGCGCGTGAGACTGTAGGCCGGGATATCGACTGGTTGAACAAGGTCACCGATGTGCGTGCCCTGGCTGAATCGACCACTGCGCCGGTCGAGCTGAGGGCTGCGGCTGAGCGCGGCATCGAGAAGCTCTCGAAGCCTGGCGCGAAGGTCGACCCGGTACACAAGGAGCTCCTAAGACTCCAGGACGCCTTCAGCAAGAAAGGCCAGGCCCCAACGGAGCGGCGCGCGGAGGCGCTGGAGAAGACGCTCGACAAGCAAGTCACCGAATCGACCCTCCTCGCAGAGAAGTACAGCGGCGAACTCGGATCCGACCTCGTGGAAGCAGCTGGTGTCGTGCCCGCCGGCGGTGAGAGTGTACGCGCAATCCGCGTCGCCCTCACCCACGCACTCGCAGGCGCGATCATCGTGGAGTGCCGGACGTCGGAGAACCCGGCGGCAGCGCTGCGACCCATTGGGCAGGAAGTCGTTGACCTCCTCAACATGCTCACAACGAAGCAACTCGGGTTGGAGGCGTGA